A stretch of DNA from Lotus japonicus ecotype B-129 chromosome 4, LjGifu_v1.2:
CTGGAACCGGGTACTGGAAGGCGACCGGAGCGGATAAGCCGATCGGAAAACCGAAGACTCTGGGGATCAAGAAGGCGCTGGTTTTCTATGCAGGGAAAGCACCTAAAGGTGTGAAGACTAATTGGATCATGCATGAGTATCGTCTTGCCAATGTTGATCGATCTGCCACCaagaaaaacaacaacaatTTAAGGGTATGTCTCTGAATCTCACCAAGTTCTTAAAAAATGGTcaaaatttgatgttttttgttttcaatggTTGACATGGtttgattgattttgatgaTTGCAGCTTGATGATTGGGTGTTGTGTCGAATTTACAACAAGAAAGGGAAGATTGAGAAATATGAGAGTGTGGTTGGGGTGATGGATCATTTTTCTGAGGAGAATCATGAGATGAAGCCTGAGATTAAGATGTATGGCCATGATGATTTCAGGAATGAGCACCAGCTGTATACGGATACATCAGATTCGGTTCCAAGGTTGCACACGGATTCCAGCTGCACGGAGGAGCACGTGCTGTCGCCGGAGGTCACGTGCAGCAAGGAGGTGCAGAGTGAGATCAAGTGGAATGAGCTTGACCCAGTTGCAGCCTCCTTTGATTTTGATATGAATTTAATAATGGATAACACCAACAATCACAACATGAACATGAACATGAACATGTCAGCAGTGGTGGATGACCCTTTTGCCCCTCAGGTTCAGTACCAGATGAACCAGCTCTCTTCACATTTTGATTCATATTCTTT
This window harbors:
- the LOC130711681 gene encoding protein ATAF2-like; translated protein: MQGALELPPGFRFHPTDDELVKHYLCAKCASQPINVPIIKELDLYKFDPWQLPDMALYGEKEWYFFTPRDRKYPNGSRPNRAAGTGYWKATGADKPIGKPKTLGIKKALVFYAGKAPKGVKTNWIMHEYRLANVDRSATKKNNNNLRLDDWVLCRIYNKKGKIEKYESVVGVMDHFSEENHEMKPEIKMYGHDDFRNEHQLYTDTSDSVPRLHTDSSCTEEHVLSPEVTCSKEVQSEIKWNELDPVAASFDFDMNLIMDNTNNHNMNMNMNMSAVVDDPFAPQVQYQMNQLSSHFDSYSFWNT